TACCGGGCGGCGGAGGACGCGCTCGCAGCGCACTACGCCGCCGAGGAGCACGACCAGGGCGTCCACCTCCTCGTCGGCCCGATCGAGCTCACCGGGCGGGGTCTCGGCCGCCGCCTGCTCGAGGCGGTCGTCGACTGGCAGCTCGCACGCGAGCCCCGCACCCGCCGGATCGTGGCCGAGCCCGACGTCCGCAACGCCCGGATGATCCACGTCTTCGAGCGCTGCGGCTTCGTCCGCGAGGGCGAGCTCGAGCTCCCCGACAAGCGCGCCGTGCTGATGGTCCGGCGCCGGTGAGCGCCGCCGCCCCGGTCCGCGACCTGCTCGGGGTGGGCATCGGACCCTTCAACCTGGGGCTGGCCGCGCTCCTCGACCAGGCGCCGGAGGTCGACGCCCTCTTCGTGGACGAGCACCCGCGCTTCTCCTGGCACCCCGGGCTGCTGCTCGAGGGCGCCACCACCCAGGTGCCGTTCCTCGCCGACCTGGTCAGCCTGGTCGACCCCACCAGCCCGCACAGCTTCCTCAACTACCTGCGCGTCCACGACCGGCTGCTCCGCTTCTACCTGCGCGAGCGCTTCCACCTGCCCCGCCGCGAGTACGACCACTACTGCCGCTGGGTGGCCGAGCGGCTGCCCTCCTGCCGGTTCGGCGCCCGGGTCGAGGCGCTGCGCTGGCTCGCCGGCGAGGCGGTCTTCGAGGCCGAGCTCCGCGCCCCGGGCGGCACGCGCGTGGAGCGGGTGCGGGCGCGCCACGCGGTGCTCGGGGTCGGCGCCGCCCCCCACGTCCCCGAGGCGCTCACCCCCGCGCTGGGGCCCGACGTGGTCCACGCCGCCGACTTCCTCCACCACCGCGAGCGGCTCCACCGGGCGGCGGCGGTGACGGTGGTGGGCTCGGGCCAGAGCGGCGCCGAGGTGTTCCTCGACCTGCTCCGCGACCAGCCCGCCCACGGCTACCGGCTGACCTGGCTGACCCGCACCGCCGGCTTCTTCCCGATGGAGTACACCCGGCTCGCCCTCGAGCACTTCTCCCCCGAGTACACCCGCTACTTCCACGGCCTCGACGAGGAGGTGCGCGACCGCCTGCTCCCCAGCCAGGACCTCCTCTACAAGGGCATCGACGCCGGCACCGTCGAGGAGATCTACGCCCTGCTCTACGAGCGCAGCGCCGGCGGCGCCGAGCCCCCGGTCGAGCTTCGCCCCCACCTGGCGGTGGAGGCGGTCGAGCGCAACGGCCGCGGCCTGCGGCTGCGCTGCCGCCAGTGGGAGCAGGGGCGCGACCTGGTGGTCGAGACCGAGTGCGCGGTGCTCGCCACCGGCTTCGTCGCCCGGCCGCCGGCCTGCATCGAGGAGCTGAGCCCGCTGATCCGCTGGGGCCCCACCGGCCGCTATCGGGTCGACCTCGACTACCGGGTGGCGATGCACCCGTCGGTCACCGGCAGCCTCTTCGTGCAGAACGCCGAGCTCCACACCCACGGGGTGGGCGCGCCCGACCTCGGCCTGGGAGCCCACCGCAGTGCCTGCATCGTCAACGCGCTCACCGGCCGCGAGGTCTTCCGGCTGCCGCGGCGCACCGTCGTCACCGAGTTCGGAGTCGCCTGATGGACACCGTCACCACCGCGCTGGAGGCGCTCGCCGGGGGGCGTTGGCAGGCCGCCGGCGAGCGCATGGTCGCCAAGATGCTCTCCGAGCTCCTCTACGAGCAGCTGCTCGACGCCGAGCCCGCCGGCACCGGCTGGCGCGCCCCCGCGGGCGAAGCCGTCTACGAGTTCGCCGCCCGGCCGCGCTGCTACGAGCGGCTGCTGGTCGAGCCCGGCTCGGTGCGGCGCCGCGACGCCGGCGGCAGCGTCCCCGCCGCCGACCCGGTCCGCCTGCTCCTCGACCTCGCCCCCGGCCTGGGGATGGAGCCGGCCACCACCGCCCACCTCGCCCGCGAGCTCCGCGCCACCCAGCTCGCCGACTGTCACATCGCCGCCTCGCCGCGGCGCCGCGCCGCCGCGCTCGTCGAGCTGCCCTGGGCCGAGATCGAGGGCGAGATGGACGGCCACCCCTGGCTGGTGCCGAACAAGGGCAGGATCGGCTTCGGCCACGACGACCACCTCCGCTTCGCCCCGGAGCGGCGCCGGCCGCTGCCGCTGCGCTGGCTGGCGGTGCGCGACGGCTGCGGCGAGTATCGGGCGGTCGAGGGCCTCGACCACCTGCGGCTGCGCGCCGAGCAGCTCGACCCCGCCAGGGCCGCGGACTTCGGCGCGGTGCTCCGC
The Candidatus Dormiibacterota bacterium DNA segment above includes these coding regions:
- a CDS encoding GNAT family N-acetyltransferase, with amino-acid sequence MDVVTATAFEAPLAGGATARFRHLDPEEDLDLVHGWMHQPHVVPFWHLDVPRAELRAHLESMAAAAHIEPLIGCVDGVPVSYWEVYRAAEDALAAHYAAEEHDQGVHLLVGPIELTGRGLGRRLLEAVVDWQLAREPRTRRIVAEPDVRNARMIHVFERCGFVREGELELPDKRAVLMVRRR
- a CDS encoding SidA/IucD/PvdA family monooxygenase, coding for MSAAAPVRDLLGVGIGPFNLGLAALLDQAPEVDALFVDEHPRFSWHPGLLLEGATTQVPFLADLVSLVDPTSPHSFLNYLRVHDRLLRFYLRERFHLPRREYDHYCRWVAERLPSCRFGARVEALRWLAGEAVFEAELRAPGGTRVERVRARHAVLGVGAAPHVPEALTPALGPDVVHAADFLHHRERLHRAAAVTVVGSGQSGAEVFLDLLRDQPAHGYRLTWLTRTAGFFPMEYTRLALEHFSPEYTRYFHGLDEEVRDRLLPSQDLLYKGIDAGTVEEIYALLYERSAGGAEPPVELRPHLAVEAVERNGRGLRLRCRQWEQGRDLVVETECAVLATGFVARPPACIEELSPLIRWGPTGRYRVDLDYRVAMHPSVTGSLFVQNAELHTHGVGAPDLGLGAHRSACIVNALTGREVFRLPRRTVVTEFGVA